In Acidaminococcus fermentans DSM 20731, one genomic interval encodes:
- a CDS encoding chromate transporter: MIYLDLFAGFLKVGCFAFGGAYGAIPLIRDVVMSYGWLNDDMLTYMIAVSESTPGPIMVNLATYVGSSQGGFLGALIATFAVVLPSFLIILLVTALLHHLLDNRYIQSLLRGMKPCVTGIVLATGLYMTFQHCLGQEKQPQQVFQALFVIFGLVLGKMGYQRVTKKKLSPIGLILASAVLGIIVYGG; this comes from the coding sequence ATGATCTATCTGGATTTATTTGCAGGATTTTTGAAAGTCGGATGTTTTGCCTTCGGAGGTGCTTACGGTGCGATTCCTCTGATCCGGGATGTGGTCATGTCCTACGGCTGGCTGAATGACGACATGCTGACCTATATGATTGCCGTCAGTGAAAGTACACCGGGACCGATCATGGTCAATCTGGCGACTTATGTGGGGAGCAGCCAGGGGGGCTTCCTGGGAGCCCTCATCGCCACGTTCGCCGTTGTCCTGCCTTCGTTCCTGATCATCCTCCTGGTCACGGCGCTGCTCCATCACCTGCTGGACAACCGGTATATCCAGAGTCTTCTCCGAGGGATGAAACCCTGCGTAACGGGTATTGTGCTGGCGACCGGCCTCTATATGACTTTCCAGCATTGCCTCGGTCAAGAGAAGCAGCCCCAACAGGTGTTCCAGGCACTTTTCGTGATCTTTGGCCTGGTTTTGGGAAAAATGGGTTACCAACGGGTCACGAAAAAGAAACTTTCTCCCATTGGGCTGATCCTGGCTTCCGCTGTCTTGGGCATCATCGTCTATGGAGGGTAG
- a CDS encoding ArsR/SmtB family transcription factor — protein MELDRILKALGEPMRLKIYQALLERKHCVRSLSKKFGISESAISQHLKIMREAGLVYGEKYGYHMHYLPDQGAIDFLAEQVEQMRRASLQVDREQKACQCEYRGRKV, from the coding sequence ATGGAACTTGACCGTATATTGAAAGCACTGGGAGAACCCATGCGGCTGAAGATCTATCAGGCACTTTTGGAAAGAAAGCACTGCGTCCGGTCTCTTTCCAAAAAGTTCGGGATCTCGGAATCGGCCATTTCCCAGCATCTGAAGATCATGAGGGAAGCAGGTTTGGTTTATGGAGAAAAGTACGGCTATCATATGCACTATCTGCCGGACCAGGGAGCCATCGACTTCCTGGCGGAGCAGGTGGAACAGATGCGGAGGGCTTCTCTGCAGGTGGATCGCGAGCAAAAAGCCTGCCAATGTGAATATCGGGGGAGAAAAGTATGA
- a CDS encoding MATE family efflux transporter → MKNDYLITENPLKALLYFALPMIIGNFFQQTYTMADSAIVGRYVGEQALAAVGASYAFTNIFIWIAIGGGIGASVKVSRYFGAGQFQKMKEALYTALLTFLFLSLVLGGIGWEFSLDIMKLLDTPPDVLGLADVYLRVYFLGLPFLFMYSVLSAMFNALGKSRIPLFFLIFSSLFNVGLDWILVTRYGLGVAGVAWATLIAQGIAALLSCGVLAWVLRRMPSEKPRFFASEELLPMARIALPSILQQSTVSIGMMLVQSVVNGFGSEALAGFSAAMRVEGLCVVPMSAIGNAMSPYTAQNLGACRPERIPAGLKAAFRLVFAFALLNCLLLELGSHSLSLFFLGSEGSPAAFQTAENFFRFMGFFFCFIGLKMSVDGVLRGAGDMQMFTIANLVNLGLRVSLAMALAPRFGIAFVWYAVPLGWLANFLLSGWEYRRGKWRGKTMDQSAV, encoded by the coding sequence ATGAAAAACGACTATCTGATCACGGAGAATCCCCTGAAGGCCCTGCTCTATTTTGCTCTCCCCATGATCATCGGGAACTTCTTCCAGCAGACCTATACCATGGCCGACTCCGCCATTGTGGGCCGGTATGTGGGGGAACAGGCCCTGGCAGCGGTGGGCGCCTCTTACGCATTCACTAATATCTTCATCTGGATTGCCATCGGAGGCGGCATCGGGGCCTCCGTAAAGGTCAGCCGGTATTTTGGCGCCGGCCAGTTCCAGAAGATGAAAGAGGCCCTCTATACGGCCCTCCTGACTTTCCTGTTCCTGAGCCTGGTGCTGGGAGGCATCGGGTGGGAATTCAGCCTGGACATCATGAAGCTTCTGGATACCCCGCCGGATGTGCTGGGCCTGGCGGATGTGTATCTCCGGGTATATTTCCTGGGACTGCCCTTCCTGTTCATGTATTCCGTACTGTCCGCCATGTTCAACGCCCTGGGAAAATCCCGGATTCCCCTGTTTTTCCTGATTTTTTCCTCCCTCTTCAATGTGGGGCTGGATTGGATTTTGGTCACCCGGTACGGGCTGGGAGTTGCCGGCGTAGCCTGGGCCACTCTCATCGCCCAGGGGATCGCCGCTCTCCTGTCCTGCGGGGTCCTTGCCTGGGTCCTCCGGCGCATGCCTTCCGAAAAGCCCCGTTTCTTCGCTTCCGAAGAACTGCTGCCCATGGCCCGGATCGCCCTGCCTTCCATCCTTCAGCAGTCCACGGTCTCCATCGGCATGATGCTGGTCCAATCGGTGGTCAACGGGTTCGGTTCTGAAGCCCTGGCCGGTTTTTCCGCCGCTATGCGGGTGGAAGGGCTGTGCGTGGTCCCCATGTCTGCCATTGGCAATGCCATGAGTCCCTATACGGCCCAGAACCTGGGGGCATGCCGTCCGGAGCGGATTCCTGCCGGTCTGAAAGCCGCTTTCCGCCTGGTATTTGCCTTCGCCCTGCTGAACTGTCTCCTTCTGGAACTGGGGAGCCATTCCCTTTCCCTCTTTTTCCTGGGCAGCGAAGGATCTCCTGCCGCTTTCCAGACGGCGGAAAACTTCTTCCGCTTCATGGGCTTTTTCTTCTGTTTCATCGGTTTGAAGATGTCCGTGGACGGAGTGCTCCGGGGTGCCGGCGATATGCAGATGTTCACCATCGCCAACCTGGTGAACCTGGGTCTCCGGGTCAGCCTGGCCATGGCCCTGGCTCCCCGTTTCGGCATCGCCTTTGTCTGGTATGCCGTCCCCCTGGGCTGGCTGGCCAATTTTCTCCTTTCCGGCTGGGAATACAGGCGGGGAAAGTGGAGGGGAAAGACAATGGATCAGTCGGCTGTGTGA
- a CDS encoding chromate transporter gives MKRDQLRDLFLTFAQIGLFTFGGGYAMISMIEHSCVEEKHWITHDELMDITVIAESTPGPIAINCATFTGYKQAGMAGALAATFGIVVPPFLVILAVSLFLYDFFTWKLLAAAFQGIKIAVGLLILEAAMMMLRKGSRTRLSRGILLGSCLAMLCSDIFRLPISSIRLMLLAAGVSLVSSRLQALSHQESGGRK, from the coding sequence ATGAAACGGGATCAGCTCAGGGATTTGTTTTTGACTTTTGCCCAAATCGGACTGTTTACCTTTGGGGGCGGGTATGCCATGATTTCCATGATCGAGCACAGCTGTGTGGAAGAAAAGCACTGGATCACACATGATGAACTGATGGATATCACCGTGATTGCAGAATCCACGCCCGGACCCATCGCCATCAACTGTGCCACCTTTACCGGATATAAGCAGGCCGGAATGGCGGGAGCTCTGGCGGCTACCTTTGGGATTGTCGTCCCTCCTTTTCTGGTCATTCTGGCGGTTTCACTGTTCCTGTATGATTTCTTTACGTGGAAACTGCTGGCTGCCGCATTCCAGGGAATCAAGATCGCTGTAGGGCTTTTGATCTTGGAGGCAGCCATGATGATGCTGAGAAAAGGCTCCAGGACCAGGCTGTCACGGGGCATCCTCCTGGGTTCCTGCTTGGCCATGCTCTGCAGCGATATTTTTCGCCTGCCGATTTCTTCCATCCGGCTGATGCTCCTGGCAGCAGGGGTCAGTCTGGTATCTTCCAGGCTCCAGGCGCTATCCCATCAAGAAAGCGGTGGAAGAAAATGA